In Canis lupus dingo isolate Sandy chromosome 1, ASM325472v2, whole genome shotgun sequence, a single genomic region encodes these proteins:
- the VGLL2 gene encoding transcription cofactor vestigial-like protein 2 isoform X2, with product MSCLDVMYQVYGPPQPYFAAAYTPYHQKLAYYSKMQEAQECNASPSNSTGSGSSSFSSQTPASIKEEEGSPEKERPPEAEYINSRCVLFTYFQGDISSVVDEHFSRALSQPSSYSPSCTSSKAPRSSGPWRARRYSLCGASLLS from the exons ATGAGCTGTCTGGATGTTATGTACCAAGTCTATGGTCCTCCCCAGCCTTACTTCGCAGCCGCCTACACCCCCTACCACCAG AAACTAGCCTATTACTCCAAAATGCAGGAAGCCCAAGAGTGCAACGCCAGCCCCAGCAACAGCACCGGCAGCGGCAGCTCCTCCTTTTCCAGCCAAACTCCAGCCAGTAtcaaagaggaagaaggcagCCCAGAGAAAGAGCGCCCACCAGAGGCGGAGTACATCAACTCCCGCTGcgtcctcttcacctatttccaGGGGGACATCAGCTCGGTGGTGGACGAGCACTTCAGTAGGGCCTTGAGCCAGCCTAGCAGCTATTCCCCGAGCTGTACGAGCAGCAAAGCACCCAGGAGCTCCGGGCCCTGGCGGG